From the Flavimarina sp. Hel_I_48 genome, one window contains:
- a CDS encoding alpha/beta fold hydrolase, with protein sequence MTLDYNGSRQFYTVAGTGPVCVLLHGFIENHTIWNALSKKLQNTRKVVCIDLPGHGQSEVLKEPASIKAMAEVIFAILIKENTEKIDIIGHSMGGYVALAFAKAFPEKTNGILLLNSTPVEDTEERIANRKHGIKMAKKNYKAIVKMSVANMFAEGSQKKFKKEIESLKAEALKTPLEGYISAQQAMMTREDLSTFWKMANFKKAMVLGKEDPIIDAEATRDSFKDEIPEISIKSGGHALFLENEIEVFKAISNFLELG encoded by the coding sequence ATGACATTAGACTATAATGGGTCGAGACAATTTTATACCGTTGCCGGAACGGGACCGGTCTGTGTTCTGCTGCATGGTTTTATAGAAAACCATACGATCTGGAACGCTTTGTCAAAAAAGTTACAGAATACCCGTAAAGTCGTATGTATAGATTTACCGGGCCACGGGCAGAGCGAGGTGCTCAAAGAACCTGCAAGCATAAAAGCCATGGCTGAAGTGATATTTGCAATCCTCATAAAAGAGAATACAGAAAAAATTGATATTATAGGCCATTCCATGGGTGGTTACGTCGCACTCGCTTTTGCTAAGGCTTTCCCTGAAAAAACAAACGGAATTTTATTGCTCAATTCAACCCCTGTAGAGGATACAGAAGAACGGATAGCCAATAGAAAGCATGGTATAAAGATGGCCAAAAAAAATTATAAGGCCATCGTAAAAATGTCTGTGGCCAATATGTTTGCCGAAGGGAGCCAGAAGAAATTTAAAAAAGAAATTGAAAGCCTCAAAGCCGAAGCCTTAAAAACACCTCTTGAGGGATACATCAGCGCGCAGCAAGCAATGATGACCAGGGAGGATCTTTCAACCTTCTGGAAAATGGCGAATTTCAAAAAAGCCATGGTGCTTGGGAAGGAAGATCCTATAATTGATGCCGAAGCGACTAGAGACAGTTTTAAAGATGAGATTCCTGAAATCTCTATTAAATCTGGAGGTCATGCTCTATTCCTGGAAAATGAAATTGAGGTTTTTAAAGCAATAAGCAATTTTCTGGAATTGGGATAA
- the brnQ gene encoding branched-chain amino acid transport system II carrier protein: protein MRSTNQTLVTAFALFSLFFGAGNLILPPFLGFSAGTGWSLVTLGFAVSAVLIPILGIIAHARLQGTMLDFGNKVHPVFSIIYCVLIYAVAISLPAPRTAAVTYEMSIAPYFSVSPLIFSALYFGLVFLFAINRTRLLDIIGKYLTPLLIMILIMIIGIGIFSGGEPNLANTLEQPFSEGFLEGYQTFDAIAAMVVGAVVIVSLNLNQNGDYSHKRKVIMRGALLAGMALVLIYTGLIYVGALYIPAQPTDSRTELLSFISYDTLGSGGRILLATSVGIACFTTATGAVTGTADFIQGLFKGSKKAYFITLFFACALGVLIGQFNTDFIIAIAVPALFFVYPITIILILLNVMPRKWISHWVFKAVVLVTLLFSLPDFLHSLNRTSLDMVRNTIPLGNWGLGWTLPAAITFIAVNILLYFFGKGEDNKPSEITENQSK from the coding sequence ATGAGATCTACAAACCAGACGCTTGTAACCGCTTTTGCACTTTTTTCGCTGTTTTTTGGTGCGGGAAACCTGATTCTGCCTCCATTTTTGGGATTTAGTGCAGGCACTGGTTGGTCGCTGGTTACTTTAGGCTTTGCAGTATCTGCCGTGCTTATACCCATTCTGGGCATTATTGCACATGCCCGGTTACAGGGCACCATGTTGGATTTTGGCAACAAGGTGCATCCTGTTTTCAGTATTATATATTGCGTTTTGATTTATGCGGTCGCGATTTCCCTACCTGCGCCACGTACGGCAGCAGTAACTTATGAAATGAGCATAGCGCCCTATTTTAGTGTGAGTCCGCTGATTTTTAGCGCGCTCTATTTTGGGTTGGTATTCCTATTCGCCATAAACAGGACACGGCTACTGGATATCATAGGTAAATACCTCACACCTTTATTGATTATGATCCTGATCATGATTATAGGTATAGGCATATTTAGTGGCGGAGAACCCAACCTTGCGAATACTCTAGAACAACCCTTTTCAGAAGGTTTTCTTGAAGGTTATCAAACCTTTGACGCCATTGCCGCTATGGTCGTAGGGGCGGTGGTCATCGTTTCCTTAAACCTCAATCAAAATGGGGATTACTCCCATAAGAGAAAGGTCATTATGCGTGGGGCATTACTTGCAGGAATGGCGCTTGTACTCATTTACACGGGACTTATATATGTAGGGGCATTGTATATCCCAGCACAACCCACAGACTCCCGCACGGAGCTGCTTTCTTTTATAAGTTATGACACATTGGGGTCTGGCGGGCGTATTTTACTGGCAACTTCTGTAGGTATCGCCTGCTTTACCACTGCCACAGGAGCGGTTACGGGAACGGCAGATTTTATTCAGGGTCTTTTTAAAGGATCAAAGAAAGCATACTTTATAACCTTATTTTTCGCATGTGCGCTAGGCGTACTTATAGGACAGTTCAACACAGATTTTATAATAGCCATTGCCGTGCCTGCGCTTTTCTTTGTATATCCAATTACCATTATTCTTATCTTGCTCAATGTTATGCCCAGAAAATGGATCTCGCATTGGGTTTTTAAGGCAGTGGTTTTAGTTACGCTCCTTTTTAGCCTTCCCGATTTTTTACACAGTCTCAACAGGACCAGTTTAGATATGGTACGCAACACGATTCCCCTGGGTAACTGGGGACTGGGGTGGACGCTTCCGGCAGCGATAACATTTATAGCGGTGAACATTCTACTGTATTTCTTCGGAAAGGGTGAAGACAATAAACCATCAGAAATAACAGAAAATCAGTCGAAATAA
- a CDS encoding DUF2652 domain-containing protein: MKTSPTLLCIPDISGFTQFMREANFKLTSQVIPALLNEIIYANELDLKVSEIEGDAVLFYKSGDLPRFKELIDQCRNFYVDFYERLELLKEKYNENKDSDSMPEILGLKIILHYGEEIGMVPIGTHIKLMGEDVITAHRLLKNNLDISEYILITDALLSQYSEEEISINCDWCTLKKNKIEVEHLGTVKYHYIDLKPLSEK, from the coding sequence ATGAAAACATCTCCCACGCTTTTGTGCATCCCAGATATAAGCGGTTTTACCCAGTTTATGCGTGAAGCCAATTTTAAACTGACCTCTCAGGTGATCCCGGCACTTCTCAATGAGATTATCTATGCAAATGAACTCGACTTGAAAGTATCTGAAATTGAGGGCGACGCGGTTCTTTTCTATAAAAGCGGTGATTTGCCCAGGTTTAAAGAACTTATAGATCAGTGCCGTAACTTTTATGTTGATTTTTACGAGCGCTTAGAACTTCTGAAGGAAAAATATAACGAAAATAAAGACTCAGACAGCATGCCTGAAATCCTGGGCTTAAAAATAATCTTACATTATGGTGAAGAGATAGGGATGGTGCCCATAGGAACGCATATCAAACTTATGGGTGAGGACGTCATTACCGCGCACCGTTTGCTTAAAAACAATCTGGATATAAGCGAATATATATTGATCACAGACGCATTACTGAGTCAATATTCCGAAGAGGAGATATCCATAAACTGCGACTGGTGCACTTTAAAGAAAAATAAAATTGAAGTGGAACATCTGGGAACCGTAAAATATCATTACATAGATCTAAAACCGCTTTCAGAAAAATAA
- the serS gene encoding serine--tRNA ligase, with protein sequence MLHVADIQENKEAYIQALKKRNFNATEVFDKVLSADEKRRNTQTQLDNTLAESNKLSKEIGTMYKNGEAKKATILKERTGKLKEDSKNLQETLNKTIAELETLLYTIPNVPQESVPAGTSEDDNEEVFRKGDVPVLAEGALPHWELAKKYDIIDFELGNKITGAGFPVYKGKGARLQRALITYFLDKNIDAGYTEYQVPLMVNEASGFGTGQLPDKEGQMYHVTNDDLYLIPTSEVPVTNMFRDELLDEKNLPIACTAYTPCFRREAGSYGAHVRGLNRLHQFEKVEIVRIEKPENSDAALDGMVEHVKGILDELQLPYRILRLCGGDLGFTASLTYDFEVFSTAQDRWLEISSVSNFKTFQANRLKLRIRDKEGNKQLAHTLNGSSLALPRVLAGILENYQAEDHIKIPEVLVPYCGFDKIELN encoded by the coding sequence ATGTTACACGTTGCCGATATTCAGGAAAATAAAGAAGCTTACATTCAAGCACTTAAGAAAAGGAATTTTAATGCCACTGAAGTATTTGATAAAGTACTTTCGGCAGATGAAAAGCGCCGTAATACGCAGACCCAGTTAGACAATACCCTCGCAGAGAGCAACAAACTTTCGAAAGAGATCGGTACGATGTACAAAAATGGGGAGGCTAAAAAAGCAACTATCCTTAAAGAACGCACCGGTAAACTGAAAGAAGATTCTAAAAATCTTCAGGAAACGCTAAATAAAACGATCGCAGAACTGGAAACCCTTTTGTACACCATTCCCAATGTGCCCCAGGAAAGCGTTCCTGCAGGAACAAGTGAAGATGATAATGAAGAGGTTTTTAGAAAAGGGGACGTTCCCGTATTGGCCGAAGGCGCACTGCCGCACTGGGAGTTGGCAAAAAAATACGATATCATCGATTTTGAGTTGGGCAACAAAATTACCGGCGCCGGTTTTCCGGTCTATAAAGGTAAGGGAGCGCGTCTGCAACGTGCCCTGATCACCTATTTCCTTGATAAAAATATTGACGCGGGCTATACCGAATATCAGGTTCCGTTAATGGTCAACGAAGCTTCTGGTTTTGGTACCGGGCAGCTTCCAGATAAAGAAGGGCAGATGTACCATGTAACAAATGATGATCTTTACCTTATCCCTACTTCAGAAGTGCCGGTCACAAATATGTTTCGGGATGAACTGCTTGACGAAAAGAATCTTCCCATTGCCTGTACTGCCTATACGCCATGTTTCCGCAGGGAAGCGGGTTCTTATGGTGCGCATGTGCGCGGTCTAAACCGTTTGCACCAGTTTGAGAAAGTGGAGATCGTACGTATAGAAAAGCCAGAAAACAGCGATGCCGCCCTGGATGGAATGGTAGAACATGTGAAGGGGATTCTTGATGAACTCCAGCTTCCCTATAGAATTCTTAGGCTTTGCGGTGGTGACCTGGGCTTTACAGCTAGTTTGACCTATGATTTTGAAGTGTTTTCAACCGCGCAGGACCGCTGGCTGGAAATCAGTTCTGTTTCCAACTTTAAAACCTTTCAGGCAAACCGGTTAAAGCTGCGTATAAGAGACAAAGAAGGGAATAAACAGTTGGCACACACGTTGAATGGTAGTTCACTCGCACTACCACGTGTTTTAGCGGGAATCCTTGAGAATTATCAGGCCGAAGATCACATAAAAATACCAGAAGTGTTAGTGCCGTATTGTGGTTTTGATAAGATAGAATTAAATTAA
- a CDS encoding tetratricopeptide repeat protein: MKNILYYLILIIPMIIGIWRYCIGIKSWINLILFILLPFILLICKFSYDLIKEKQNKIEKYSQEQRELTQDYKILNNEKNIEFLLQLAQEKSLFNEQENYQDAEAYLTEKFNLKQGELNNLLKENESRKDDLLRAALSYFISDDYNSSLLYFNKLLEDSNDPKKRVMAYSFKGEILLRILKLDESKKNSLDALEIFSNNNELLKNRVYAFELGRIYGNLGVIAKRENNLESAVFYYSKELHLFESLNEQFYRQYDFQMAKAHQKIYALYSGLNQSEKGYSNLIKAEKLLKGINHFKSGLFIDYANVLNSLGLYHVNKNAFDKADSFFLKALNVLPKINNEKERLRLQALTYSNVSQKEVNQFNLNKSHNLKQALNYSRKAKKVYLELKIYEDDNIEFQFGQSLGNLANILRYMGKYEESERTYKEVLVLRKKIAEKAPGFSSIKLADGYISYAMFLYDDLKKFDEAKEYAQKAILLYTPYIEVDPSLKHWINIANNIISNNN, translated from the coding sequence ATGAAAAATATCCTATACTATTTAATACTAATTATCCCCATGATTATTGGGATTTGGAGGTATTGTATTGGAATTAAATCTTGGATTAATTTAATACTCTTTATTCTTCTACCTTTTATTTTGCTGATCTGTAAGTTTAGTTATGATCTTATCAAAGAAAAACAAAATAAGATAGAAAAATATTCTCAAGAACAGCGAGAATTGACCCAGGATTATAAAATATTGAATAATGAAAAAAATATAGAATTTCTTCTACAACTAGCTCAAGAAAAATCTCTTTTTAATGAACAAGAAAATTATCAAGATGCTGAGGCTTATCTAACTGAGAAATTTAATTTAAAACAAGGAGAATTAAATAATCTGCTTAAAGAAAATGAATCACGCAAAGATGATCTTCTGAGAGCAGCGTTGAGTTATTTTATTTCCGATGATTACAATAGCTCATTATTATATTTTAATAAGCTGTTAGAGGATTCCAATGACCCCAAAAAAAGAGTCATGGCTTATTCTTTTAAAGGTGAAATTTTATTGAGGATTTTGAAACTAGATGAAAGTAAAAAAAATTCATTAGATGCATTAGAAATTTTTTCAAATAATAATGAGTTACTGAAAAATAGAGTTTATGCTTTTGAGTTAGGACGTATTTATGGCAATTTGGGAGTAATTGCTAAGAGAGAAAATAATCTAGAGTCTGCAGTTTTTTATTATTCTAAGGAATTACATTTATTTGAAAGTTTGAATGAGCAATTCTACCGCCAATATGATTTTCAGATGGCGAAAGCCCATCAAAAAATTTATGCCCTATATAGTGGACTTAATCAAAGCGAGAAGGGTTATTCTAATTTGATTAAAGCTGAGAAGCTCTTAAAAGGTATAAATCACTTTAAAAGTGGGTTATTTATAGACTATGCTAATGTTTTGAACAGTTTAGGATTGTACCATGTCAATAAGAACGCATTTGATAAGGCTGACTCATTCTTTTTAAAGGCTTTGAATGTTTTACCAAAAATAAATAATGAAAAAGAACGTCTAAGATTACAAGCATTAACATACTCTAATGTGTCGCAGAAAGAAGTTAATCAGTTTAATTTGAACAAAAGTCATAATTTGAAGCAAGCTTTAAATTATTCGAGGAAGGCTAAAAAGGTTTATTTAGAACTCAAAATTTACGAAGATGACAATATTGAATTTCAATTTGGTCAATCTTTGGGTAATTTGGCGAATATTCTTAGATATATGGGTAAGTATGAGGAATCAGAAAGAACATATAAGGAAGTATTAGTTTTACGAAAAAAAATAGCTGAAAAAGCACCTGGTTTTAGCAGTATAAAACTTGCAGATGGATACATATCTTACGCCATGTTTCTTTATGATGATCTAAAGAAGTTTGATGAGGCAAAGGAATATGCGCAAAAGGCAATTTTGCTATACACACCATACATTGAGGTTGATCCAAGTTTAAAACATTGGATAAATATTGCTAATAATATAATTTCAAATAACAATTAA
- a CDS encoding HTTM domain-containing protein encodes MLNKWLYTRVDNSALVLFRIIFGLLITIEAWGAIATGWIDRTLLESNFNFHFIGLDFLQPLPGHGMYYYYGIMGLLGIFVMLGYRYRLSILGYAVMWAGVYFMQKSSYNNHYYLLLLLLCILACMPANRYLSLDVRREPALKQSTMPQWVYVVIIAQLWIVYTFGAIAKIYPDWLDGSLPGLLMKARSHYWLVGDVLQQEWTHHVIAYVGILFDALIIPALLWKPTRKVAFAFSIFFHLFNSIVFQIGIFPYMSLAFTLFFFPAETIRRIFLPKKPIYTENEVILPKNRQLFETVFIVYFIFQIGLPLRHLFIKDDVLWTEEGHRLSWRMMLRAKAGRITFNVIDKATKEPITIDRKDFLSKKQQRAVATKPDMIWQFCQYLKEKYAKEGRDIAIYIDCKVRVNDHDYETFIDPKVDMAAAEWDYFWHNEWIMPSQLNPAD; translated from the coding sequence ATGCTGAATAAGTGGCTCTATACGCGCGTTGACAATTCTGCCCTTGTCCTTTTTAGGATTATTTTCGGGCTGCTGATTACCATTGAGGCCTGGGGTGCAATTGCTACCGGATGGATTGACCGTACACTTTTAGAGAGCAATTTCAATTTCCATTTTATAGGTTTAGACTTTCTACAGCCACTGCCCGGTCACGGGATGTACTATTATTATGGTATCATGGGACTGCTGGGTATATTTGTGATGCTGGGTTATCGCTACCGTTTAAGCATTTTGGGTTACGCAGTAATGTGGGCTGGGGTGTATTTTATGCAAAAATCATCCTACAATAATCATTATTATTTATTATTACTTTTGTTGTGCATTTTAGCCTGTATGCCGGCCAACCGTTATTTATCACTAGATGTAAGACGGGAGCCAGCACTTAAACAGAGCACTATGCCGCAGTGGGTTTATGTTGTGATCATCGCCCAGTTATGGATCGTCTACACTTTTGGCGCTATTGCAAAAATTTACCCTGACTGGCTAGACGGTTCCCTGCCGGGGCTGCTCATGAAGGCACGCAGTCATTATTGGCTTGTGGGTGATGTGCTGCAACAGGAATGGACGCATCATGTGATTGCTTATGTGGGAATTCTATTTGATGCGCTAATAATCCCCGCATTGTTGTGGAAACCAACACGAAAAGTAGCATTCGCCTTTTCCATATTTTTTCATTTGTTCAATTCCATTGTATTTCAAATCGGTATTTTCCCGTATATGTCGCTGGCATTTACGCTATTCTTTTTTCCGGCGGAAACGATACGGCGCATTTTTCTGCCGAAAAAGCCGATTTATACCGAAAATGAGGTGATTTTACCTAAAAACCGACAGCTTTTTGAAACAGTATTTATCGTCTATTTCATTTTTCAGATAGGTTTGCCTCTTCGTCATTTGTTCATTAAAGATGATGTATTGTGGACGGAAGAAGGACATCGTTTAAGTTGGCGTATGATGTTGCGGGCAAAAGCTGGAAGAATTACGTTTAACGTGATCGATAAAGCCACAAAAGAGCCCATCACCATAGACCGAAAGGATTTCCTTTCCAAAAAACAGCAACGCGCCGTGGCAACAAAACCAGATATGATCTGGCAGTTTTGTCAATATCTAAAAGAAAAGTACGCTAAGGAAGGAAGGGATATTGCAATTTACATTGATTGCAAGGTGCGCGTGAATGATCACGATTATGAAACTTTTATAGATCCCAAAGTAGATATGGCTGCTGCGGAATGGGATTATTTTTGGCATAATGAGTGGATAATGCCATCGCAATTGAATCCTGCCGATTAG
- a CDS encoding bifunctional riboflavin kinase/FAD synthetase: MKTHTSAQEFDGTRSTVVTIGTFDGVHMGHRKIVQRLLASAKSNNFESVVLTFFPHPRMVVQKNADIQLINTIEERKNLLEKTGLDHLIIHPFTLEFSRLSAEAYVKDILMDQLHAKKVIIGYDHHFGRNRNANIEDLKRYGEEYGFEVEEISKQDIDDVSISSTKIRKALLLGDVEKANIYLGHPFSLTGIVSRGKGLGRKMNYPTANLKIEESYKIIPKKGVYVVQCEIDGKQEYGMMSIGTNPTVGGSDLTVETYFFDLDRDLYDKKLEIQMLCRIRDEKNFSGIEELIAAMEADEQFSRNYIAKMNAE, encoded by the coding sequence TTGAAAACCCACACCTCTGCACAAGAATTTGACGGCACGCGTTCTACTGTTGTTACCATAGGCACTTTTGATGGCGTACACATGGGGCATCGCAAGATCGTTCAGCGCTTATTGGCCAGTGCAAAAAGCAATAATTTTGAATCTGTGGTGTTGACATTTTTTCCGCATCCGCGTATGGTTGTTCAGAAAAATGCGGATATACAATTGATAAACACCATTGAAGAGCGTAAAAACCTGCTTGAAAAAACGGGTCTTGACCATCTTATTATCCACCCTTTTACCCTTGAATTTTCGCGTCTTTCGGCAGAAGCTTATGTAAAGGATATTTTAATGGACCAGCTTCATGCAAAGAAAGTGATCATAGGTTACGATCACCACTTTGGCCGTAATCGAAATGCGAACATAGAGGATCTCAAACGCTATGGAGAGGAATATGGCTTTGAAGTCGAGGAAATATCAAAACAGGACATTGATGATGTTTCCATAAGTTCTACAAAAATAAGAAAGGCGCTCCTTCTGGGAGATGTAGAGAAAGCCAATATTTATTTGGGGCATCCTTTTTCCCTTACCGGAATCGTTTCCCGGGGAAAAGGTCTGGGCCGTAAAATGAATTACCCTACCGCTAATCTAAAGATTGAAGAATCCTACAAAATTATTCCAAAGAAAGGGGTATACGTAGTTCAGTGTGAAATAGACGGCAAGCAAGAATATGGGATGATGAGCATAGGCACAAACCCTACGGTAGGGGGAAGCGATCTTACCGTTGAAACCTATTTTTTTGATCTGGACAGGGATTTGTACGACAAAAAACTTGAGATACAGATGCTCTGCAGGATCAGGGATGAAAAAAACTTTAGTGGTATTGAGGAACTCATTGCCGCGATGGAGGCAGATGAACAGTTTTCTAGAAATTATATCGCAAAAATGAATGCTGAATAA
- the pth gene encoding aminoacyl-tRNA hydrolase: MLAYFSKLFNGKGTEANRTEASMKKFLIVGLGNIGPKYAETRHNIGFKILDAFAQDQEIKWSTDKLGDIATTKIKGRPVILLKPNTYMNLSGKAVRFWMQKEKIGLENLLVVTDDLNLDFGTIRIKTKGSDGGHNGLKDIQDQLMTHGYKRFRFGIGDRFSKGKQIDYVLGEWDKEEQKDMPERLDISSKAIFSFISDGIAKTMNTYNGK; this comes from the coding sequence ATGTTAGCCTATTTCAGTAAGCTTTTTAACGGGAAGGGTACAGAGGCTAACAGAACCGAAGCATCCATGAAAAAATTTCTGATCGTAGGACTGGGCAATATAGGGCCTAAATATGCCGAAACCCGACACAACATTGGCTTCAAGATATTAGATGCTTTTGCACAGGATCAGGAAATCAAATGGTCTACTGATAAACTGGGAGATATTGCAACTACAAAAATAAAGGGCAGACCGGTAATTCTGCTGAAACCTAATACCTATATGAACCTGAGCGGAAAGGCGGTGCGTTTCTGGATGCAAAAAGAAAAAATAGGACTGGAGAATCTATTAGTCGTTACAGACGATCTCAACCTTGACTTTGGTACTATAAGAATCAAGACCAAAGGTAGTGACGGCGGCCATAATGGTCTAAAGGATATTCAGGATCAGTTGATGACCCATGGTTACAAGCGATTTCGTTTTGGAATAGGAGATCGGTTCAGTAAAGGTAAGCAGATAGATTATGTACTGGGCGAATGGGATAAAGAAGAACAAAAAGACATGCCAGAGCGTCTGGATATCTCCAGTAAGGCAATTTTCAGCTTTATATCTGATGGTATTGCAAAAACCATGAACACATATAACGGTAAGTAA
- a CDS encoding 50S ribosomal protein L25/general stress protein Ctc — MKSITITGSKRESVGKKATKALRNAGEVPCVLYGGDEPVHFNAPELAFKELVYTPDAHTATLELGGETFMAILQDIQFHPVTDRILHIDFYQIFEGKEVTMTIPVHYEGNSRGVRNGGVLRKTYRTLRVKALPKNLPDFVVADISPLKIGDKLYITEIEKGEWKYLHPDNTVVCQVRTSRNIIEDLEDEEEEGEEGAEGAEGEEGAAEGAEGGEESKE; from the coding sequence ATGAAGTCAATCACGATCACAGGATCTAAAAGAGAAAGCGTGGGCAAAAAGGCGACTAAGGCCCTACGTAATGCTGGAGAGGTTCCTTGCGTACTTTACGGAGGGGATGAACCAGTGCATTTTAACGCGCCAGAATTAGCGTTTAAAGAATTGGTTTACACTCCAGATGCGCACACCGCAACGTTAGAACTAGGAGGGGAGACCTTTATGGCTATCCTTCAGGATATACAGTTCCACCCGGTGACAGATCGTATTCTGCACATCGATTTTTACCAGATCTTTGAAGGTAAAGAGGTGACCATGACCATTCCCGTTCACTATGAGGGTAATTCCAGAGGTGTTCGTAATGGTGGTGTATTGCGCAAAACGTATCGTACACTGCGCGTAAAAGCATTGCCTAAAAATCTTCCTGATTTTGTAGTGGCAGATATATCTCCACTTAAAATAGGCGATAAGCTTTACATTACCGAAATTGAAAAAGGTGAATGGAAATACCTTCACCCAGACAATACAGTGGTTTGTCAGGTACGTACTTCTCGTAATATCATTGAAGACCTCGAAGATGAGGAGGAAGAAGGTGAAGAAGGAGCAGAAGGTGCTGAAGGCGAAGAAGGAGCAGCAGAAGGTGCTGAAGGAGGAGAAGAAAGCAAAGAGTAG
- a CDS encoding ribose-phosphate pyrophosphokinase, translating to MSLTDPQAKIFGCTQSKALAEKIAKEYGQGLGKIITSTYSDGEFQPSFEESVRGSRVFLIGSTMPSSENLMEMLLMLDAAKRASARHITAVIPYYGWARQDRKDKPRVPIAAKLIASLLETAGATRIITMDLHADQIQGFFEKPVDHLFASTIFLPYLNSLNLKDLTIASPDMGGSKRAYAYSKAMKSDVVICYKQREKANIISHMELIGQVTGRHVVLVDDMVDTAGTLTKAANLMMEKGALSVRAICTHAILSGDAYERVENSKLEELIVTDSIPLKQESKKIRVVSCAPLFADVMHRVHTNTSIASKFIM from the coding sequence ATGTCACTGACTGATCCACAAGCTAAAATATTTGGCTGCACCCAGAGCAAAGCCCTTGCTGAGAAAATCGCAAAGGAATACGGTCAGGGGCTTGGTAAGATTATTACCTCGACTTATAGTGACGGTGAGTTTCAGCCATCTTTTGAAGAAAGTGTTAGGGGTTCACGGGTATTTTTGATAGGATCTACCATGCCCAGTAGTGAGAACTTAATGGAAATGCTTTTAATGCTTGACGCGGCAAAAAGAGCTTCGGCACGGCATATCACGGCTGTCATACCTTATTATGGGTGGGCAAGGCAGGATAGAAAGGATAAGCCCAGGGTTCCCATCGCGGCAAAACTTATTGCAAGTTTGCTTGAAACCGCAGGAGCTACCCGCATTATTACAATGGATCTACATGCAGATCAAATACAGGGATTTTTTGAAAAACCTGTTGATCATTTATTCGCATCAACGATCTTTTTGCCCTACTTAAACAGTCTGAACCTAAAAGACCTGACGATTGCATCGCCAGATATGGGTGGGTCAAAACGGGCCTACGCGTATTCCAAAGCAATGAAAAGCGATGTGGTAATCTGTTACAAACAGCGGGAAAAAGCTAACATCATTAGTCATATGGAACTTATAGGCCAGGTAACCGGCCGTCACGTAGTACTTGTGGATGATATGGTAGATACGGCAGGAACGCTTACCAAAGCTGCGAATCTCATGATGGAAAAAGGTGCATTAAGCGTACGTGCGATTTGTACCCATGCTATTTTAAGCGGTGACGCATATGAGCGTGTAGAAAATAGTAAGTTGGAAGAACTTATCGTGACCGATAGTATTCCGCTCAAACAGGAAAGTAAAAAAATACGAGTGGTAAGTTGTGCTCCGCTATTTGCAGATGTAATGCATCGCGTACACACAAATACCAGTATAGCCTCCAAGTTTATTATGTAA